The Terriglobia bacterium genome includes the window TCGCTTCAGGTGGACAATGAGAATAGCCGGCGCGGCCAGCGCCTTTCCACAATATGTCTACGACCAGCCGGCGATTGTCGCCGCGTTGAAGGACTACTGGGGCGAGCGGCTCGAACGCCCGGAACTCCTGGAGCGGCTGCACGCGCGCACCGGCGTGGAGCAGCGTCACCTGGTCCTGCCCACCGAAGCCTACGCCGGCTTGGACACCTGGGGAAAAGCGAACTCGCTGTGGATCGAAAAAGCGGAGGAGCTCGGCTACCAGGCAATGTGCCGCGCCATCACGCCGCTGGGCATCGCTCCCTCCGACATCCATGCGCTCTATGTCGCGTCGGTGACGGGCATTGCCAGCCCATCGCTGGACGCCAAGCTGATCAACCGCATGGAGCTGTCGCCCAATATCAAGCGCGTTCCGATCTTCGGCCTGGGCTGCGTCGCCGGCGCGGCCGGCATCGCGCGCGCCGCTGACTACGTGCGCGCCTTCCCCAAGCAGATTGCGGTCGTACTGTGCGTGGAATTGTGCTCGCTCACCTGGCGCCGCGACGATGTTTCCGCCGCCAACCTGGTTGCCACCGGCCTGTTCGGCGATGGCGCCGCTGCCGTGGTGATCGCGGGCGCCGAGAGCGGACTGCCGGGCGTGCAGATTGTCGATACCCGTTCCGTGTTCTATCCCGATACCGAGGAGGTCATGGGGTGGGACATTTCCGAGAATGGTTTCCGCATCGTGCTCTCGCC containing:
- a CDS encoding type III polyketide synthase, producing the protein MRIAGAASAFPQYVYDQPAIVAALKDYWGERLERPELLERLHARTGVEQRHLVLPTEAYAGLDTWGKANSLWIEKAEELGYQAMCRAITPLGIAPSDIHALYVASVTGIASPSLDAKLINRMELSPNIKRVPIFGLGCVAGAAGIARAADYVRAFPKQIAVVLCVELCSLTWRRDDVSAANLVATGLFGDGAAAVVIAGAESGLPGVQIVDTRSVFYPDTEEVMGWDISENGFRIVLSPDVPKVVKEHLRSDVDTFLSDHGLSRKDITSWILHTGGPKVLEAVQDTLELPDGALDASWECLRKVGNLSSASVLCVLQDFLARRRGAPGSYSVLAALGPGFSSEVVLLRW